A genomic segment from uncultured Marinifilum sp. encodes:
- a CDS encoding AAA family ATPase, with protein sequence MAKIIALANQKGGVGKTTTAINLASSLAVLEKKVLIVDADPQANSTSGIGFDVRSIDKSIYECIVDGIDPKEAILKSDIEGFDIIPSHIDLVGAEIEMLNLANREKILLNVLEKLSPEYDYILIDCSPSLGLITVNALTAANSVIIPVQCEYFALEGLGKLLNTIKIIQNRLNPELEIEGFLLTMYDSRLRLSNQVVSEVRKHFQDMVFETIIQRNTKLGEAPSYGKPAILYDADSVGAVNYLNLAHELLRNNEASKSDNKEESIANNK encoded by the coding sequence ATGGCTAAAATTATTGCTCTGGCAAACCAAAAAGGAGGAGTTGGAAAAACCACTACTGCTATTAACTTGGCTTCAAGCCTTGCTGTTTTGGAAAAAAAGGTTTTGATTGTTGATGCAGATCCACAGGCTAATTCTACTTCAGGAATCGGTTTTGACGTACGCTCAATTGATAAAAGTATTTATGAGTGTATTGTTGACGGAATTGACCCCAAAGAAGCAATTCTGAAAAGTGATATTGAAGGATTTGATATTATCCCATCTCATATCGATTTGGTAGGTGCCGAAATTGAAATGCTAAACCTTGCCAATAGAGAGAAAATACTTTTAAATGTACTTGAAAAACTAAGCCCCGAATACGATTATATTTTAATAGACTGTTCTCCTTCTTTGGGATTAATTACTGTGAATGCACTTACAGCTGCCAATTCGGTTATTATTCCGGTTCAGTGCGAATATTTTGCATTGGAAGGATTAGGAAAACTTTTAAATACAATTAAAATTATTCAAAACCGTTTAAATCCTGAATTGGAAATTGAAGGATTCTTATTAACCATGTACGATAGCCGTTTAAGATTATCGAACCAAGTGGTTAGCGAAGTAAGAAAACATTTTCAGGATATGGTATTTGAAACCATTATCCAGCGAAACACAAAACTTGGAGAAGCACCAAGTTACGGTAAACCTGCAATTCTATATGATGCAGATTCGGTTGGAGCAGTAAACTACCTGAACTTAGCCCACGAATTATTACGAAATAATGAAGCGAGCAAGTCAGACAATAAAGAAGAATCAATAGCGAATAATAAATAA
- a CDS encoding bifunctional ADP-heptose synthase: MNKIELEKIFESFADFNVLIIGDVMVDAYVWGKVERISPEAPVPILSCVERENRLGGAANVALNIKSMGANPILCSVIGDDEKGKDFLKLLTKIQEEQYGIVSSKHRRTTVKTRFISNNQHLIRIDEEDTHELADKIELEFIDHIKSLLNKHKIHAVVFEDYDKGVITQTLISEITNLANEKKIPILVDPKKRHYKDYKNVSLFKPNFKEFVEGSNLDLEKGDIKGLFAQAKKFQNEMGINKLLITLSELGVFISNEKTYEHIPAVVREIADVSGAGDTVISVATLCLAARMKANEIAAISNLAGGIVCEIPVVVPIDKKQLLNESIKLFTNN, from the coding sequence GTGAACAAAATTGAATTAGAAAAAATTTTTGAAAGCTTTGCCGATTTTAACGTGCTTATTATTGGCGACGTAATGGTTGACGCCTATGTTTGGGGTAAAGTAGAACGTATTTCGCCCGAAGCACCGGTGCCAATTCTTTCGTGTGTTGAAAGAGAGAACCGATTAGGAGGAGCAGCTAATGTTGCTTTAAATATTAAATCGATGGGTGCAAACCCTATTCTGTGTTCGGTTATAGGAGACGACGAAAAAGGAAAAGATTTCCTAAAGCTTTTGACAAAAATTCAAGAAGAACAATACGGCATTGTTAGCAGCAAGCACCGCAGAACAACCGTAAAAACAAGATTTATAAGCAATAACCAGCATTTAATTCGTATCGACGAAGAGGATACTCATGAGCTAGCTGATAAAATTGAATTGGAATTTATCGATCACATTAAAAGCTTACTTAACAAGCATAAGATTCATGCAGTTGTTTTCGAAGATTACGACAAAGGGGTAATAACCCAAACACTAATATCAGAAATAACAAATTTGGCCAACGAAAAGAAAATTCCAATATTAGTTGACCCGAAAAAACGACATTACAAAGACTACAAAAATGTTAGTCTGTTTAAGCCAAATTTTAAGGAGTTTGTAGAAGGCTCTAATCTCGATTTAGAAAAAGGCGATATAAAAGGACTATTTGCTCAAGCAAAAAAATTCCAAAACGAAATGGGTATTAACAAACTGTTAATAACTCTATCGGAGCTGGGCGTTTTTATAAGTAACGAAAAAACATACGAACACATTCCTGCAGTTGTTAGAGAAATTGCCGATGTATCGGGAGCAGGCGACACTGTAATAAGTGTCGCAACACTTTGCTTAGCAGCAAGAATGAAAGCTAATGAAATTGCTGCCATATCGAATTTAGCAGGTGGAATAGTATGTGAAATTCCGGTGGTAGTTCCAATTGATAAAAAACAACTATTAAACGAAAGTATAAAGTTGTTTACTAACAACTAA
- the priA gene encoding primosomal protein N': MNKTTNFADVILPLPLAGLFTYSIPNEFKNEIAIGKRVVVPLGNKKLYTGIVRKLHNDKPENYTVKDILSCLDENPIINNLQFKLWDWISQYYQAVLGDVYKAAIPSGLKLESQTKISLNENFVAKKVLNKTEEQIINILSHSKDVSISSLNQATKIKNTLPQVKILLEKGAVYIEEQILSGYKEKKQEFVSLFSDFSENKMGEILNNLKRAKKQQELLYSYLNLSKHYFETKPHKVSVLDLLKSVNCSRSILKSLIEKNILNTYFEKTDRIDLSKAETSELKKLNQHQEKAIQNIRTLFEKKNCVLLHGVTSSGKTEIYIHLIKEQLNNNKQVLYLLPEIALTTQIITRLKSVFGNKVGVYHSKFNDSERVEIYNNILSNNPEKSYQVILGVRSSIFLPFNNLGLIIVDEEHENTYKQFDPAPRYHARDAALYLANLHQAKTLLGTATPAIESYFNAQNGKYGLVELFHRHQEIEMPEIIISDIKEARRKKKMKSIFSPELFSMMENSLENNEQIILFQNRRGYAPYLECKSCGWVPNCPNCSVSLTYHQHNNLLTCHYCGHSSNPPVNCEHCGSKDIEDRGFGTEKIEEELLNLFPTAKVGRMDLDTTRKKQAYEKLIYKFENHELDILVGTQMVSKGLDFDNVGLVGILNADSMMNYPDFRAYERSFQMMAQVSGRAGRKKKRGKVLIQTYTPDHEIIRSVVKNDYLGMYASQLSERQEYIYPPYYRLINISIKHKKQQLVNEAANYFAKSLKKIFGIRVFGPQAPLINRIQNNYIVNILLKIEKKSSPSKAKWILNQQANFLKEIDRFKAIQINFDVDPM, translated from the coding sequence ATGAACAAAACTACCAATTTCGCGGATGTAATATTACCGCTTCCTTTGGCCGGACTATTCACTTATTCTATTCCCAATGAGTTTAAAAACGAAATAGCCATAGGAAAAAGAGTGGTTGTTCCTTTGGGAAACAAAAAACTGTACACCGGAATTGTTCGTAAATTACACAACGATAAACCGGAAAATTATACAGTAAAAGATATTCTCTCTTGTCTCGATGAAAATCCTATCATTAACAACTTGCAGTTTAAACTATGGGATTGGATTTCACAATATTATCAGGCTGTATTAGGAGATGTTTATAAAGCAGCTATTCCTTCCGGATTAAAACTCGAAAGTCAGACCAAAATAAGTCTCAACGAAAATTTTGTTGCCAAAAAAGTTTTAAACAAAACCGAAGAACAAATCATAAACATACTTTCTCATTCAAAAGATGTAAGCATCTCAAGTTTAAATCAGGCCACAAAAATAAAAAACACATTACCTCAGGTAAAAATTTTACTTGAAAAAGGTGCTGTTTACATCGAAGAACAAATTTTATCGGGATACAAAGAAAAAAAACAAGAATTTGTGTCTTTATTTTCTGATTTTTCAGAAAATAAAATGGGAGAAATACTTAACAATTTAAAAAGAGCTAAAAAACAACAGGAACTTCTATACTCCTACTTAAATCTTTCGAAACATTATTTTGAAACTAAGCCACATAAAGTAAGTGTTCTCGATTTATTAAAATCGGTAAACTGTTCCCGTTCAATTCTAAAAAGCCTGATTGAAAAGAATATTCTAAACACTTATTTTGAAAAAACCGATCGAATAGATCTATCTAAAGCTGAAACTTCGGAATTAAAAAAATTAAACCAACATCAGGAAAAAGCCATTCAAAACATAAGAACACTTTTCGAAAAAAAGAATTGTGTTTTACTACACGGAGTAACCTCAAGTGGTAAAACAGAAATATATATTCACTTAATTAAGGAGCAGCTAAACAACAACAAACAAGTTCTATACCTGCTTCCCGAAATTGCATTAACCACGCAAATTATTACCCGCTTAAAATCGGTTTTTGGCAATAAAGTTGGAGTCTATCACTCTAAGTTTAACGATTCGGAACGAGTAGAAATCTACAATAATATTCTAAGTAACAATCCTGAAAAATCCTATCAAGTGATACTAGGTGTTCGCTCCTCGATATTTCTGCCATTTAATAATTTAGGACTTATTATTGTAGATGAAGAGCACGAAAACACCTACAAACAATTCGATCCAGCACCACGTTATCATGCACGCGACGCTGCTTTGTACCTAGCAAACTTACACCAAGCTAAAACTTTACTAGGCACAGCAACTCCTGCCATCGAAAGCTATTTTAATGCACAAAATGGCAAATACGGATTAGTAGAATTATTCCATAGGCATCAGGAAATTGAAATGCCAGAAATAATAATATCAGACATAAAAGAGGCTCGTCGTAAAAAAAAGATGAAGTCTATTTTCTCTCCAGAGCTTTTCTCTATGATGGAAAATAGTTTGGAGAATAATGAGCAAATTATTCTCTTCCAAAATCGTAGAGGTTACGCACCTTATTTGGAATGTAAATCCTGCGGTTGGGTACCCAATTGCCCAAATTGCTCGGTAAGCCTTACCTATCACCAACACAACAATTTGCTTACCTGCCATTATTGCGGTCACAGCTCTAATCCTCCGGTAAACTGCGAACATTGCGGATCTAAAGATATTGAAGATCGAGGCTTTGGAACCGAAAAAATCGAAGAAGAATTACTAAACTTATTCCCTACTGCGAAAGTTGGAAGAATGGATTTGGATACCACCAGAAAAAAGCAAGCTTACGAAAAACTAATCTACAAATTCGAAAATCATGAACTAGATATTTTAGTTGGAACACAAATGGTATCGAAAGGTTTAGATTTTGATAATGTTGGATTAGTAGGCATTCTTAACGCCGATTCTATGATGAATTATCCCGATTTTAGAGCTTACGAACGCAGTTTTCAGATGATGGCACAAGTATCGGGTCGTGCAGGACGTAAGAAAAAAAGAGGAAAAGTCCTCATTCAAACCTATACGCCAGATCATGAAATTATTCGCAGTGTAGTTAAAAACGACTATTTGGGCATGTATGCTTCGCAATTATCAGAACGTCAGGAATATATTTATCCTCCTTATTATCGTTTAATAAACATCAGCATAAAACATAAAAAACAACAGCTGGTAAACGAAGCAGCCAATTACTTTGCTAAATCATTAAAAAAAATATTTGGAATTCGTGTATTTGGCCCACAAGCACCCTTAATTAACAGAATTCAGAACAACTATATTGTAAATATCCTGCTTAAAATTGAGAAAAAAAGCTCTCCCTCGAAAGCAAAATGGATATTAAACCAACAAGCTAATTTCCTAAAAGAAATAGATCGATTTAAAGCCATCCAAATTAATTTTGATGTTGACCCGATGTAA